From a single Sediminibacterium sp. KACHI17 genomic region:
- a CDS encoding endonuclease/exonuclease/phosphatase family protein has protein sequence MAKSIFRRITKTVFLILNLVIVILWLTSCLTPFLNPAKWWMIGFVGLMVPYLILALILFLIFWLFVKPRLALIPAIALLIGYQQLNVVFAWKSGPSVTESKPEKVLRVISWNIQSFNGNSKSRSAKQLARTELAESIQKLDADIVCLQEFNHTDGHQSESNNLSLFKSKYPYHFFSKDYERNGGSYQSGCIIFSKYPIIHQEKIKFPIAESLIYADIVKDEDTIRIFNTHLQSFKFKQADYTDLEKIKEQDDETLRASKNIIRKMRLAFKRRGVQAGIVRNSMDQSPYRSLICGDFNDVPNSYTYFHIRGDYQDAFLKKGFGIGRTFISLASTLRIDYILPDPSFEVKMFDMIDEGLSDHIMLVADLQLKN, from the coding sequence ATGGCCAAGAGCATCTTTCGACGCATTACTAAAACAGTATTTCTAATACTGAATCTGGTGATCGTTATTCTATGGCTGACCTCTTGTTTAACTCCGTTTTTGAACCCCGCTAAATGGTGGATGATCGGATTTGTTGGACTAATGGTTCCATACTTGATTCTAGCACTGATCCTTTTTCTTATTTTCTGGTTGTTCGTGAAACCCAGACTGGCATTGATTCCTGCGATTGCCTTACTGATCGGGTATCAACAGTTGAATGTGGTATTCGCCTGGAAATCCGGTCCCTCGGTCACTGAAAGCAAGCCGGAAAAAGTATTACGTGTGATCAGTTGGAATATCCAAAGTTTTAATGGCAATAGTAAAAGTCGATCGGCCAAACAATTGGCCAGAACTGAATTGGCAGAAAGTATTCAAAAACTGGATGCAGATATTGTTTGCTTGCAAGAGTTCAATCATACCGATGGACATCAATCCGAATCCAATAATCTTTCTCTCTTTAAAAGTAAATATCCGTATCATTTTTTTTCAAAAGACTATGAGCGAAACGGGGGGAGTTATCAATCGGGATGTATCATTTTTTCAAAATATCCCATCATTCATCAGGAAAAAATTAAGTTCCCGATAGCGGAGAGTCTCATCTATGCAGATATTGTAAAAGATGAAGACACCATCCGCATTTTTAATACGCATTTGCAATCTTTTAAATTCAAGCAAGCAGATTATACAGATCTGGAAAAGATCAAAGAGCAGGATGATGAGACATTGAGAGCATCTAAAAATATTATCCGTAAAATGAGACTTGCCTTTAAAAGGCGTGGGGTTCAGGCGGGTATTGTCAGAAACTCAATGGATCAAAGCCCTTACCGATCGCTGATCTGCGGGGATTTTAATGATGTGCCGAATTCTTACACCTATTTTCATATTCGTGGTGATTATCAGGATGCATTTCTGAAAAAAGGCTTTGGTATCGGTCGTACTTTTATCTCTCTGGCATCCACTCTGCGAATCGATTATATTCTTCCGGATCCATCTTTTGAGGTTAAAATGTTTGATATGATCGATGAAGGGCTAAGCGATCATATTATGCTGGTCGCAGATTTACAAT
- a CDS encoding rhomboid family intramembrane serine protease, producing METRPYKTNKKILLGQDNNALVFLFAVNALMFVIVNFIKIVYYLSEIPDEFFYRQVLNWLSLPPQADILLTRPWTFISTMITHHSIWQLISSMLWLWCFGYILQDLAGNNKLIPLYIYGGITGSVFFVVMNNMVPVLANQVETAAPLLGAGSAVMAIAVATTTLAPDYRIFPLINGGIPLWVITLIFVAIDFATLAGSNAGIGAGHLAAGMVGYLFIRQLRRGSDWGAWMNRFAVWVDDLFNPEKKHREKNSSERHFYKADAKPFDKKPNLTQQRLDEILDKINQQGYQFLTDEEKEFLKKASKEDL from the coding sequence ATGGAAACCAGACCGTATAAAACAAACAAAAAGATATTACTGGGGCAGGATAATAATGCACTTGTATTCCTGTTTGCCGTTAATGCATTGATGTTTGTGATCGTGAATTTCATAAAGATCGTGTACTATCTCTCCGAAATTCCCGATGAATTTTTTTACCGTCAGGTACTGAATTGGCTAAGCCTGCCACCACAAGCAGATATCTTGCTTACCCGTCCCTGGACCTTTATCAGCACCATGATCACGCATCATAGTATCTGGCAACTGATCAGCAGCATGTTATGGTTATGGTGTTTTGGATATATTCTGCAAGACCTTGCCGGAAACAATAAATTGATTCCCCTTTATATCTATGGGGGTATTACCGGCAGTGTATTTTTTGTGGTGATGAATAATATGGTTCCGGTTTTGGCCAATCAGGTCGAAACAGCCGCACCCTTATTGGGCGCTGGCTCTGCGGTAATGGCCATAGCAGTTGCTACAACCACATTGGCCCCTGATTATCGCATCTTCCCTTTGATCAATGGAGGGATTCCATTGTGGGTCATCACGCTCATTTTTGTGGCAATTGATTTTGCAACCCTTGCCGGTAGTAATGCCGGTATTGGTGCCGGACACCTCGCAGCGGGTATGGTGGGTTATTTATTTATCCGCCAATTACGCAGAGGCAGTGATTGGGGTGCATGGATGAACCGATTCGCTGTTTGGGTAGATGATCTTTTCAATCCCGAAAAAAAGCATCGAGAAAAAAATAGCAGCGAACGTCATTTCTATAAAGCCGATGCAAAACCTTTTGATAAAAAACCCAATCTCACGCAACAGCGCTTAGATGAGATCTTGGATAAGATCAATCAACAGGGCTATCAGTTCCTGACAGATGAAGAAAAGGAGTTTTTGAAAAAAGCCAGCAAGGAAGATCTTTAG